A genomic region of Cannabis sativa cultivar Pink pepper isolate KNU-18-1 chromosome 1, ASM2916894v1, whole genome shotgun sequence contains the following coding sequences:
- the LOC115706431 gene encoding calcium-binding protein KRP1, with the protein MACQNGGVMFEDFFPAMVDKLGAEGFMKELCNGFRLLMDSRKGVITFESLKRSSAFLGLEGLSDEELMCMVKEGDLDGDGTLNEMEFCTLMFRLSPALMQSSDELLEEALISGI; encoded by the coding sequence atgGCGTGCCAAAACGGAGGGGTTATGTTTGAGGATTTCTTTCCGGCCATGGTGGACAAGTTGGGAGCTGAAGGGTTCATGAAGGAGCTGTGTAATGGGTTTCGGTTGTTAATGGACTCAAGGAAGGGAGTCATCACTTTTGAGAGCTTGAAAAGAAGCTCAGCTTTTTTGGGTTTGGAAGGATTGAGCGATGAAGAACTAATGTGTATGGTTAAAGAAGGTGATTTAGATGGAGATGGAACTTTGAATGAGATGGAGTTTTGTACTCTAATGTTTAGGTTGAGCCCTGCTTTGATGCAAAGCTCAGATGAATTGTTGGAGGAGGCTTTGATTAGTggtatttag